One Coffea arabica cultivar ET-39 chromosome 5c, Coffea Arabica ET-39 HiFi, whole genome shotgun sequence DNA window includes the following coding sequences:
- the LOC140007220 gene encoding uncharacterized protein, with protein sequence MPTRSSSISMLNSGVATISLHELRMTRVFSLRARTRFNTRLFVWNLFAFDCSPRVASRLDFSLPQLQLEDNEALQIISSSDEIKAIVFSLSADGALGPDGFGVGFYQLLPKLISPWQADFVPGHCISDNLLLAQELAIDLDKRLNHPNLILKLDMEKAYDRFSILINGVSSDFFKSSRGVRQGDPLSLALFVLMVECFTRDDILVFVRCSEDCVGSLAAFFVQVLTKMWARLGSWSAKLLSAGGKLILLKHVLSSLPMCLLQVLRPPKAIFIKLERICNAFLWDHGVESQRVHWSAWEKLCFPTVEGGLGFRFFEDMCSTFACKFWWRLRTNDSIWATFVHQKYVKGVHPTKATVHRPPHSWQRSEEISFVRVACPTSLFAIGPYSSPERGHFSFSVPLLSCPRGVIFTLVSHRLGGLRGLGLIQKSLAHNQARYEGTWFQAQEVIAGINSFVKQLGRAGVLIAKHFMGDLEHPWAPRICNSSKRVRVFSVAWSRPLFNQFKLNTDASVSGTRASRGGLVHDHTGGLIFAFYKKFKEVDTLMAEGVFVEVDSEVLVRLVLSGSPSKWPLCNTLCRIRGLLAVLSSTVRHIFREANSCADKLAGLELHADTVFSSTHQLPLAVWATLHLD encoded by the exons ATGCCAACACGAAGTTCTTCCATCTCAATGTTAAACAGCGGTGTAGCAACAATTTCATTACACGAATTAAGGATGACTCGGGTGTTTAGCTTGAGAGCGAGGACCAGATTCAACACTCGGCTATTTGTTTGGAATCTATTCGCCTTCGATTGCTCCCCGCGGGTAGCCTCACGGCTAGATTTTTCGCTCCCACAGCTACAGCTAGAGGACAACGAGGCTTTGCAGATAATCTCATCGAGTGACGAAATCAAAGCCATCGTTTTCTCCTTGTCGGCGGATGGTGCGCTCGGCCCGGATGGTTTTGGAGTCGGGTTCTATCAG CTTCTCCCTAAGCTCATCTCTCCATGGCAAGCTGATTTTGTTCCAGGCCATTGCATTTCTGATAACCTCCTGCTGGCGCAAGAGCTTGCGATAGATCTTGATAAGCGTTTAAACCACCCCAATCTTATCTTGAAACTAGACATGGAGAAGGCCTATGATCGG TTCTCTATCCTTATCAATGGtgtttcatcagattttttcaaGTCGTCTAGGGGTGTTCGCCAGGGGGACCCCCTCTCACTAGCTCTTTTTGTGCTTATGGTTGAGTGTTTTACCCGAG ATGATATCCTTGTCTTTGTACGCTGCTCGGAAGATTGTGTGGGAAGTCTTGCCGCATTTTTTGTACA GGTTCTCACAAAGATGTGGGCTAGATTAGGAAGCTGGAGCGCCAAGTTGCTGTCAGCAGGTGGTAAATTGATTCTTCTTAAGCATGTCCTTTCTTCTCTCCCCATGTGCCTGCTGCAAGTGCTACGCCCCCCAAAGGCGATTTTCATCAAGTTGGAGAGAATTTGCAATGCCTTTTTATGGGATCATGGGGTGGAATCTCAAAGGGTTCATTGGTCGGCATGGGAGAAGCTATGTTTCCCTACTGTGGAAGGGGGCCTCGGGTTCAGATTTTTTGAGGACATGTGTTCTACATTTGCTTGCAAGTTTTGGTGGAGGCTGAGGACAAATGATTCAATCTGGGCCACATTTGTGCACCAGAAGTACGTCAAGGGTGTGCATCCGACCAAAGCCACAGTCCATAGGCCCCCTCACTCTTGGCAAAGGTCAGAGGAG atttcttttgttcgcGTGGCATGCCCTACATCACTTTTTGCCATTGGACCTTACTCTTCGCCGGAGAGGGGTCATTTTAGTTTCTCTGTGCCACTATTGTCTTGCCCACGAGGAGTCATTTTCACACTTGTTTCTCACAGGCTCGGTGGCCTCAGAGGTCTGGGATTGATTCAAAAGAGTTTG GCACATAACCAGGCAAGGTATGAGGGGACATGGTTTCAGGCTCAAGAGGTCATTGCGGGCATCAATAGTTTTGTTAAGCAGCTTGGCAGAGCTGGGGTCCTTATTGCAAAACATTTCATGGGGGACCTGGAGCACCCATGGGCTCCAAGAATATGTAACAGTTCTAAGCGGGTCAGGGTTTTTTCGGTAGCCTGGTCAAGACCTCTATTCAACCAGTTTAAGCTCAACACAGATGCTAGTGTCTCTGGTACAAGGGCATCGAGAGGTGGATTAGTTCATGACCATACGGGGGGCCTGATCTTTGCCTTTTACAAGAAATTTAAGGAGGTGGATACTTTGATGGCAGAGG GTGTATTCGTCGAGGTGGATTCGGAAGTCTTGGTTCGATTGGTACTATCTGGGAGCCCATCCAAGTGGCCTTTGTGCAATACCTTGTGTAGAATACGCGGTTTATTAGCTGTGCTATCATCCACAGTGCGCCATATTTTTCGAGAAGCGAATAGTTGTGCTGACAAATTAGCAGGACTAGAGCTCCACGCAGACACTGTCTTCTCCTCAACACACCAACTTCCTCTGGCTGTTTGGGCAACCTTACATTTGGATTGA